A genomic window from Chloroflexia bacterium SDU3-3 includes:
- a CDS encoding NAD-dependent epimerase/dehydratase family protein, with protein MEILVTGGTGFLGRHVAMALLARGHRVRVMGRNMAAIPEVLAAGAAPVRADLRDRAAVAAACAGAHAVIHAGALSEPWGPRAEFVAVNVGGTAAVIAGCQAHGVRRLVYVSSPSVTFGGSDVFDQREDAPYPRRFASIYSHTKKLGEDLVRASQGLETVILRPKAIFGPGDQALLPRLIAAARAGRLPQVGDGHNHVDVTYVENVAHAAALALDAPAAVGGTYTITNGEHVPLWGLIRRVLRACGLPDRLRRLPLPVVLAAAAAMEARARLLGGEPLLTRYTATILGRTQTYTIAAAQRDLGYAPLVSVDEGVARTLAALPAAR; from the coding sequence ATGGAAATTCTTGTCACTGGTGGGACGGGCTTTCTTGGACGCCACGTGGCCATGGCGCTGCTGGCGCGCGGCCACAGGGTGCGGGTGATGGGCCGCAACATGGCGGCCATCCCCGAGGTGCTGGCGGCGGGCGCGGCCCCCGTGCGCGCCGACCTGCGCGACCGCGCTGCGGTGGCGGCTGCCTGCGCGGGCGCGCACGCCGTGATCCACGCGGGGGCCTTGTCCGAGCCGTGGGGGCCGCGAGCCGAATTTGTGGCCGTGAACGTGGGCGGCACGGCGGCGGTGATCGCAGGCTGCCAGGCCCACGGGGTGCGCCGCCTGGTCTACGTCTCCTCGCCCAGCGTCACGTTTGGCGGCAGCGACGTGTTCGATCAGCGCGAGGACGCGCCCTACCCGCGCCGCTTCGCCTCGATCTACTCGCACACCAAGAAGCTGGGCGAGGATCTGGTGCGGGCCAGCCAGGGCCTAGAGACGGTGATCCTGCGGCCCAAGGCGATCTTCGGACCGGGCGACCAGGCGCTGCTGCCGCGCCTGATCGCGGCGGCGCGGGCCGGGCGGCTGCCGCAGGTGGGCGACGGCCACAACCATGTAGATGTGACCTACGTGGAGAATGTGGCCCACGCCGCCGCGCTGGCCCTGGATGCGCCCGCCGCCGTGGGCGGCACCTACACCATCACCAACGGCGAGCATGTGCCGCTGTGGGGCCTCATCCGCCGCGTGCTGCGGGCCTGCGGCCTGCCCGACCGCCTGCGCAGGCTGCCGCTGCCGGTGGTGCTGGCCGCCGCCGCCGCTATGGAGGCCCGCGCCCGCCTGCTGGGCGGCGAGCCGCTGCTCACCCGCTACACCGCCACCATCCTTGGCCGCACGCAGACCTACACCATCGCCGCCGCCCAGCGCGACCTCGGCTACGCCCCGCTGGTTTCGGTGGATGAGGGCGTGGCGCGCACGCTGGCCGCGCTTCCCGCCGCCCGCTAG
- a CDS encoding DUF4349 domain-containing protein, whose product MTWRSLSLFAMLALALSACGSADRMTGASAPQYEAAPAMPEEAPATGGASAAPGDGASKVVDTAASVQQTERMVIKTATMTVQVNDLDAVAQQVLTQVGGMGGFIVDSQTSGTDDYRRVVVRIRVPSDRFDALLEQIKSASVKVSDLGIKGQDVTEEYVDLESHKKTLTATRDRLLELLAKSQTVEDTLKVNEALNEYQAQIDEIEGRMKYLSQSASLSTVDLTLMPVPSAAPIVSADGWQPMGVARDALRSLVEFGQGLASVLIVLLVWSPVWGLVLLAGWLISRKLRGKAVVGIAK is encoded by the coding sequence ATGACCTGGCGATCCCTCTCCCTTTTTGCGATGCTGGCGCTGGCGCTGAGCGCGTGCGGCAGCGCAGATCGCATGACTGGGGCGAGCGCCCCGCAGTACGAGGCTGCCCCGGCCATGCCCGAGGAGGCCCCCGCCACCGGCGGGGCCAGTGCCGCGCCCGGCGATGGTGCTAGCAAGGTGGTGGACACGGCGGCTAGCGTGCAGCAGACCGAGCGCATGGTGATCAAGACCGCCACCATGACCGTGCAGGTGAACGACCTAGACGCGGTGGCGCAGCAGGTGCTCACCCAGGTGGGCGGCATGGGCGGCTTCATCGTCGACTCGCAGACCAGCGGCACGGATGACTACCGCCGGGTTGTGGTACGCATCCGAGTGCCCTCCGACCGCTTCGACGCGCTGCTGGAGCAGATCAAGAGCGCGTCGGTGAAGGTTAGCGACCTGGGCATCAAGGGCCAGGATGTGACCGAGGAGTATGTCGACCTAGAGTCGCACAAGAAGACGCTGACCGCCACGCGCGACCGCCTGCTGGAGCTGCTGGCCAAGTCGCAGACGGTGGAGGACACGCTGAAGGTCAACGAGGCGCTGAACGAGTACCAGGCCCAGATCGACGAGATCGAGGGGCGCATGAAGTACCTGAGCCAGAGCGCCTCGCTCTCGACGGTGGACCTGACGCTGATGCCGGTGCCCAGCGCCGCGCCGATTGTTTCTGCGGATGGCTGGCAGCCGATGGGTGTGGCCCGCGACGCGCTGCGCAGCCTGGTGGAGTTCGGCCAGGGCCTGGCCAGCGTGCTGATCGTGCTGCTGGTGTGGTCGCCGGTGTGGGGCCTGGTGCTGCTGGCGGGCTGGCTGATCAGCCGCAAGCTGCGCGGCAAGGCGGTGGTGGGCATCGCCAAGTAG
- the dnaX gene encoding DNA polymerase III subunit gamma/tau has translation MASQALYRRYRSQTFSELVGQEHIVQTLRNALAEGRLGHAYLFTGPRGVGKTSVARLLAKAVNCTAEGERPCGECESCQAVAEGRHVDVIEMDAASHTSVEDAREIIERVQFRPTLGAYKVYIIDEVHMLSTAAFNALLKTLEEPPGHAIFILATTENHKVPATILSRCQRFTFNRHTVASTAAHLQEIAVEEGFALEAGVAETVARAATGSMRDALSVLDQLMSYGSPTISLAQVQGLLGAAQSREVVALVEAMIAGDITAALRAVGGVAAQGADLRQFARDLVAHLRDLMLLKAGGDPELLDAGEDELDELQRQASAADLAALMQWVKLFGMIDQQIRAATIAQLPLEMAVVEAIARPAPALGAPAARPAGPSARAAAPTPQPQRQTPAPAPQRQPAPQPQAPRPAPVEQAAPPEQAAPPHPADEQPPHPADAAPAPAEQAAPAPQAEPAAAEVEEDDASTADIAQENAAVAALEQIESIWNDVVRDVRVRDKMVYALLNSGVRPIDVEGIVLVLEVASDFFRTKLDQPSTKAVIEQMLKKHTGIDYRLRCAVKELERENPNVLREQIRTSRKDPHVKAALNIFDAEIVAVEPDEA, from the coding sequence ATGGCATCCCAGGCACTATACCGGCGCTACCGATCGCAGACGTTCTCGGAGCTAGTAGGCCAAGAACACATCGTTCAGACCCTGCGCAACGCCCTCGCGGAGGGGCGGCTGGGCCACGCCTACCTCTTCACCGGGCCGCGCGGCGTAGGCAAGACCAGTGTAGCCCGCCTGCTGGCCAAGGCCGTGAACTGCACCGCCGAGGGCGAGCGCCCCTGCGGCGAGTGCGAGTCGTGCCAGGCCGTGGCCGAGGGCCGCCACGTGGATGTGATCGAGATGGACGCCGCCTCGCACACCAGCGTCGAGGACGCCCGCGAGATCATCGAGCGCGTGCAGTTCCGGCCTACGCTGGGGGCCTACAAGGTCTACATCATCGACGAGGTCCACATGCTCTCCACCGCCGCCTTCAACGCGCTGCTGAAGACGCTGGAGGAGCCGCCCGGCCACGCTATCTTCATCCTGGCCACCACCGAGAACCACAAGGTGCCCGCCACCATCCTCTCGCGCTGCCAGCGCTTCACCTTCAACCGCCACACCGTCGCATCCACCGCCGCGCACCTCCAGGAGATCGCGGTCGAGGAGGGCTTCGCGCTTGAGGCGGGCGTGGCCGAGACGGTGGCGCGCGCCGCCACCGGCAGCATGCGCGACGCGCTGAGCGTGCTGGATCAGCTGATGTCCTACGGCAGCCCCACCATCTCGCTGGCCCAGGTGCAGGGGCTGCTGGGCGCGGCCCAGTCGCGCGAGGTGGTGGCCCTGGTCGAGGCCATGATCGCGGGCGACATCACGGCGGCGCTGCGGGCCGTGGGCGGCGTGGCCGCACAGGGTGCCGACCTGCGCCAGTTCGCCCGCGACCTCGTGGCCCACCTGCGCGACCTGATGCTGCTGAAGGCCGGGGGCGACCCCGAGCTGCTGGACGCGGGCGAGGACGAGCTGGACGAGCTGCAGCGCCAGGCCAGCGCCGCCGATCTGGCCGCGCTGATGCAGTGGGTCAAGCTGTTCGGCATGATCGACCAGCAGATCCGCGCCGCCACCATCGCCCAGCTGCCGCTGGAGATGGCCGTGGTCGAGGCCATCGCCCGCCCCGCGCCCGCACTGGGCGCGCCCGCCGCGCGGCCCGCAGGCCCCAGCGCCCGCGCCGCAGCGCCCACGCCACAGCCCCAGCGCCAGACCCCAGCGCCCGCGCCGCAGCGCCAGCCCGCGCCGCAGCCCCAAGCCCCGCGCCCCGCGCCAGTGGAGCAGGCCGCGCCGCCCGAGCAGGCCGCGCCGCCGCACCCCGCCGACGAGCAGCCGCCGCACCCCGCCGACGCCGCGCCCGCCCCAGCCGAGCAGGCAGCGCCTGCGCCCCAGGCCGAGCCCGCAGCTGCGGAGGTGGAGGAGGATGACGCCTCGACCGCCGACATCGCCCAGGAAAACGCCGCCGTAGCCGCGCTAGAGCAGATTGAGTCGATCTGGAACGACGTGGTCCGCGATGTGCGCGTCCGTGATAAAATGGTCTACGCCCTGCTCAACAGCGGCGTCAGGCCGATCGATGTGGAGGGCATCGTGCTGGTGCTCGAAGTGGCAAGCGACTTCTTCCGCACCAAGCTCGACCAGCCTAGCACCAAGGCCGTAATCGAGCAGATGCTCAAGAAGCACACCGGCATCGACTACCGCCTGCGCTGCGCCGTGAAAGAGCTTGAGCGCGAGAACCCGAATGTGCTGCGCGAGCAGATCCGCACCAGCCGCAAAGACCCGCACGTGAAGGCCGCGCTCAACATCTTCGATGCCGAGATCGTGGCCGTCGAGCCGGATGAGGCCTAG
- a CDS encoding YbaB/EbfC family nucleoid-associated protein, whose translation MNPKQMQQMAMQMQRQMAKIQEELGKEIVEGKAGSYITVKMNGHREIQGITIAPEVVDPEDIDTLQDLLVSAIQDATAKAQELAQKRLGPLTGGMNIPGLF comes from the coding sequence ATGAACCCCAAGCAGATGCAGCAGATGGCCATGCAGATGCAGCGCCAGATGGCCAAGATCCAAGAGGAGCTGGGCAAAGAGATCGTCGAGGGCAAGGCCGGCAGCTACATCACCGTGAAGATGAACGGCCACCGCGAGATCCAGGGCATCACCATCGCCCCCGAGGTGGTGGACCCCGAGGATATCGACACGCTGCAGGATCTGCTGGTCTCGGCCATCCAGGACGCCACCGCCAAGGCCCAGGAGCTTGCCCAGAAGCGGCTCGGCCCGCTGACCGGTGGCATGAACATCCCCGGCCTGTTCTAA
- the recR gene encoding recombination protein RecR codes for MTHGNDNQLLVEPVARLIEQFGRLPGVGPKTASRLTFYLLRAPEEQTRALAEALTGLREGVQFCKRCFNIAIGDLCVYCANTNRDQRLICVVEEPLDVLAIERTGGYRGVYHVLHGRIAPLEGMNREDIYFDELIDRVRSEPVEEIIIATNPNTEGQATAFYLHRALAPLGVRVTQLARGLPTGGDLEWADPATLGSALEGRREF; via the coding sequence ATGACACACGGAAACGACAACCAGCTGCTGGTCGAGCCGGTGGCCCGCCTGATCGAGCAGTTCGGGCGGCTGCCCGGCGTGGGGCCAAAGACCGCCTCGCGGCTCACCTTCTACCTGCTGCGCGCCCCCGAGGAGCAGACCCGCGCCCTGGCCGAGGCGCTCACCGGCCTGCGCGAGGGCGTGCAGTTCTGCAAGCGCTGCTTCAACATCGCCATCGGCGACCTGTGCGTCTACTGCGCCAACACCAACCGCGACCAGCGCCTGATCTGCGTGGTCGAGGAGCCGCTGGATGTGCTGGCGATCGAGCGCACCGGCGGCTACCGTGGCGTCTACCACGTGCTGCACGGGCGCATCGCCCCGCTAGAGGGCATGAACCGCGAGGATATCTACTTCGACGAGCTGATCGACCGCGTGCGCAGCGAGCCGGTGGAGGAGATCATCATCGCCACCAACCCCAATACCGAGGGCCAGGCCACCGCGTTCTACCTGCACCGCGCCCTGGCCCCGCTGGGCGTGCGCGTCACCCAGCTGGCGCGCGGCCTGCCCACCGGCGGCGACCTGGAGTGGGCCGACCCGGCCACGCTTGGCTCGGCGCTGGAGGGGCGGCGCGAGTTCTAG
- the malQ gene encoding 4-alpha-glucanotransferase: MNILRRSGILLHPTSLPGNSGIGDLGEHAYRFIDFLQRTGQQLWQVMPLGPTGYGDSPYQCFSAFAGNPLLINLEALVAQGLLAQADLADTPAFPRDHVDYGWIIPFKIAALRRAFERMQASDSAGMRQAINHFRAANAAWLDDYALFAAIKAAHGGASWNTWEDDIARHQPEALQRWAAQLSEEVQFHAFMQFLFFQQWGQLKSYANERGIQIIGDIPIFVAYDSADVWGNREIFALDEQGEPTVVAGVPPDYFSATGQRWGNPLYRWDVLEKRGFDWWVSRFRAMLNMVDIIRLDHFRGFAAYWEVPASEETAINGRWVPGPGARLFEAIKAELGSLPIIAEDLGVITPDVEELRDQFEFPGMKVLHFAFGDDDPENAYQPHNYPTRCVVYTGTHDNDTTLGWWQAMGDTERARVQTYLARDGHDICWDMVRLAFASVAEIAVVPLQDVLGLGSEARMNTPGQPGGNWGWRYQPEQLGGWGESRLHDMTKLYGRAPKSETEKA, encoded by the coding sequence ATGAACATACTGCGACGGAGCGGCATCCTGCTGCACCCGACATCGCTGCCGGGCAACTCGGGCATCGGCGACCTGGGCGAGCACGCCTATCGATTTATCGACTTCCTCCAGCGCACCGGCCAGCAGCTCTGGCAGGTGATGCCGCTCGGCCCCACTGGCTACGGCGACTCGCCCTACCAGTGCTTCTCGGCCTTCGCCGGCAACCCGCTGCTGATCAACCTTGAGGCGCTGGTGGCCCAGGGCCTGCTGGCCCAGGCCGATCTGGCCGACACCCCGGCCTTCCCGCGCGACCACGTGGACTATGGCTGGATCATCCCGTTCAAGATCGCCGCGCTCCGCCGCGCCTTCGAGCGCATGCAGGCCAGCGACTCGGCGGGCATGCGGCAGGCGATCAACCACTTCCGCGCCGCCAACGCCGCCTGGCTGGATGACTACGCCCTGTTCGCCGCGATCAAGGCCGCCCACGGCGGCGCAAGCTGGAACACCTGGGAGGATGACATCGCCCGCCACCAGCCCGAGGCGCTGCAGCGCTGGGCGGCCCAGCTGAGCGAGGAGGTGCAGTTCCACGCCTTCATGCAGTTCCTGTTCTTCCAGCAGTGGGGCCAGCTGAAGAGCTACGCCAACGAGCGCGGCATCCAGATCATCGGCGACATCCCGATCTTTGTGGCCTACGATAGCGCCGACGTGTGGGGCAACCGCGAGATCTTCGCGCTGGATGAGCAGGGCGAGCCGACCGTGGTGGCCGGGGTGCCGCCGGACTACTTCAGCGCTACCGGCCAGCGCTGGGGCAACCCGCTCTACCGCTGGGATGTGCTGGAAAAGCGCGGCTTCGACTGGTGGGTCAGCCGCTTCCGGGCGATGCTGAACATGGTCGACATCATTCGGCTCGACCACTTCCGCGGCTTTGCGGCCTACTGGGAGGTACCCGCATCCGAGGAGACCGCCATCAACGGGCGCTGGGTGCCCGGCCCGGGCGCGCGCCTGTTCGAGGCGATCAAGGCCGAGCTGGGCAGCCTGCCAATCATCGCCGAGGACCTGGGCGTGATCACCCCGGACGTGGAGGAGCTGCGCGACCAGTTCGAGTTCCCCGGCATGAAGGTGCTGCACTTCGCCTTCGGCGACGACGACCCCGAGAACGCCTACCAGCCCCACAACTACCCCACACGCTGCGTGGTCTACACCGGCACGCACGACAACGACACCACGCTGGGCTGGTGGCAGGCCATGGGCGATACCGAGCGAGCGCGGGTGCAGACCTACCTGGCCCGCGATGGCCACGACATCTGCTGGGACATGGTGCGCCTGGCCTTCGCCTCGGTGGCCGAGATCGCGGTGGTGCCGCTGCAGGATGTGCTGGGACTAGGCAGCGAGGCTCGCATGAACACCCCCGGCCAGCCCGGCGGCAACTGGGGCTGGCGCTACCAGCCCGAGCAGCTGGGCGGCTGGGGCGAGAGCCGCCTGCACGACATGACCAAGCTCTATGGCCGCGCGCCCAAGAGCGAGACCGAGAAAGCCTAG
- a CDS encoding YifB family Mg chelatase-like AAA ATPase, which yields MLAKVHSCAMVGLEGVLIEVELDITTGLPAFTIVGLGDTAVQESKERVRSAIKNSGFTFPLKRLTANLAPADMRKAGPAYDLPIAIGLLIASEQVAGELGDCVLIGELGLDGAVRHTDGVLPMVAVARQHGIDTVFVPFEDAAEAALIDGMRIIPVRALGDLAAHITGERPIAPFLPQPSADEAEVCVGVDFAEVRGQEHVKRAMEVAAAGAHNLLMSGSPGSGKTMMARAMLSILPPLTLDEALEVTKIYSVAGQLHKDTPLIRQRQFCAPHHTTSLAGLVGGGASRIKPGMISLAHRGILFLDELPEFGPKLEVLRQPLEDRAVTLSRAAGSVVFPASFTLVAAQNPCMCGWHGDSERQCICSPASVARYQKRVSGPLMDRIDIHVEVPRINYDKLSGGRVGEASERIRERVIAARQRQAERFRGTRLLTNADMGPGEIRQHCPIDSAGQSLMKAAMRQLQLSARGYHRVIKLARTIADLAASDVVGAAHLAEALQYRPRRAE from the coding sequence ATGCTTGCAAAAGTCCACAGCTGCGCTATGGTCGGCCTCGAAGGCGTGCTGATCGAGGTGGAATTGGACATCACCACTGGCCTGCCCGCCTTCACCATCGTCGGCCTCGGCGACACCGCCGTGCAGGAGAGCAAGGAGCGCGTGCGCTCGGCAATCAAGAACAGCGGCTTCACCTTTCCCCTCAAGCGGCTCACCGCCAACCTGGCCCCCGCCGACATGCGCAAGGCCGGCCCCGCCTACGACCTGCCGATCGCCATCGGCCTGCTGATCGCATCCGAACAGGTGGCGGGCGAGCTGGGCGACTGCGTGCTGATCGGCGAGCTGGGGCTGGATGGCGCCGTGCGCCATACCGACGGCGTGCTGCCTATGGTGGCGGTGGCCCGCCAGCACGGCATCGACACCGTGTTCGTGCCCTTCGAGGATGCGGCGGAGGCGGCCCTGATCGACGGGATGCGGATCATCCCGGTGCGTGCCCTGGGCGACCTGGCCGCCCACATCACCGGCGAGCGCCCGATCGCGCCGTTCCTGCCCCAGCCCAGCGCCGACGAGGCCGAGGTGTGCGTGGGCGTGGACTTCGCCGAGGTGCGCGGCCAGGAGCACGTGAAGCGGGCCATGGAGGTAGCCGCGGCAGGCGCGCACAACCTGCTTATGTCCGGCAGCCCAGGCTCGGGCAAAACCATGATGGCGCGGGCCATGCTCTCCATCCTGCCGCCGCTAACCCTGGACGAGGCGCTGGAGGTGACGAAGATCTACAGCGTGGCCGGGCAGCTGCACAAAGATACCCCGCTCATCCGCCAGCGCCAGTTCTGCGCGCCCCACCACACCACCTCGCTGGCCGGGCTGGTGGGCGGCGGCGCGAGCCGGATCAAGCCGGGCATGATCTCGCTGGCCCACCGTGGCATCCTCTTCCTCGACGAGCTGCCCGAGTTTGGCCCCAAGCTGGAGGTGCTGCGCCAGCCGCTGGAGGACCGCGCGGTCACACTCTCGCGCGCGGCGGGCAGCGTGGTCTTCCCAGCCTCGTTCACCCTGGTGGCGGCCCAGAACCCCTGCATGTGCGGCTGGCACGGCGACAGCGAGCGCCAGTGCATCTGCTCGCCCGCCTCGGTGGCGCGCTACCAGAAGCGCGTCTCCGGCCCGCTGATGGACCGGATCGACATCCATGTCGAGGTGCCGCGCATCAACTACGACAAGCTGTCCGGCGGGCGTGTGGGCGAGGCCTCCGAGCGCATCCGCGAGCGCGTGATCGCCGCCCGCCAGCGCCAAGCCGAGCGCTTCCGCGGCACGCGGCTGCTCACCAACGCCGACATGGGGCCGGGCGAGATCCGCCAGCACTGCCCGATCGACAGCGCGGGCCAGAGCCTGATGAAGGCCGCCATGCGCCAGCTCCAGCTCTCGGCGCGCGGCTACCACCGCGTGATCAAGCTGGCCCGCACCATCGCCGACCTCGCCGCCAGCGACGTTGTCGGCGCGGCCCACCTAGCCGAGGCCCTGCAGTACCGCCCCCGCCGCGCCGAGTAG
- a CDS encoding fibronectin type III domain-containing protein: MNSIRWWRAVAVVALLAAAFLLPAQPAAAATKVIYDDALAIGWDNWSWAEVSLSATSPTHSGSHSIQVTYSAWSGLYLHHAGLATAGYTTLRFFIHGGTAGGQGIMVCASSGCSTATHKDVNAVANAWTRIDIPLSELGSPAMITDLEWQAGKSALDTLYIDDIALVRDDSAAAPSLGGGSLRPSALPADGTSKALIQVAASDPQGLADIASITVDASAVGAGKVALRDDGNSGDGAAGDGTYAGAFAVPGGVASGEYALTATATDKAGNTSSTALGNLVVLANAGGSVPAALPQRFGWGTNEWSYDDSQDWQKQSGVPWDYMYNYITYEWYTDPGHWGNYVQQLTQSSWRRGVTPVISVYMMLAAGGNSGEGGAVYAQKLQSASTVSSYLAALQKAAEDAKGDKPVIFQLEPDFYGFMQQLSNDAAKRPAGVRADDPTSFPVALNISGYPNTLAGFGRRMVDVIRQTAPNVLIAPHASMWATNGDPNNGTPADTIAIAQRTADFMGAMGGDQADFYIVEWSDRDAGSGIRAWWDDTDQSLPRFTRALLWENALSARAKKRLALWQVPVGNMGLDNSWYHYQDNKAAYIFRHQSALAKAGVFAVLFGAGTDHMTRPSTDGGFVTAKAGLAYAAPGAPSGLTSLGASRVLASLRWAPSAEADVVGYRLTASGPGGNTVVDVGPQNSATVLLPVAGSYSVTVAALDSQGNISPASAAISVTTDATAHTLFFPIAGR; encoded by the coding sequence ATGAATAGCATCCGATGGTGGCGCGCTGTCGCGGTAGTAGCACTACTCGCGGCGGCGTTTTTGCTGCCCGCCCAGCCCGCTGCCGCCGCGACCAAGGTTATCTACGACGACGCCCTAGCCATAGGCTGGGACAACTGGTCGTGGGCCGAGGTCAGCCTGAGCGCCACATCTCCCACCCACAGCGGCAGCCACAGCATCCAGGTGACCTACAGCGCCTGGTCGGGCCTCTACCTGCACCACGCCGGGCTGGCCACGGCTGGCTACACCACCCTGCGCTTCTTCATCCACGGCGGAACCGCAGGCGGCCAGGGCATCATGGTCTGCGCCAGCAGCGGCTGCTCCACCGCCACCCACAAGGATGTGAACGCCGTGGCCAACGCATGGACCCGGATCGACATCCCGCTGAGCGAGCTGGGCAGCCCCGCCATGATCACCGACCTTGAGTGGCAGGCAGGCAAAAGCGCCCTGGACACGCTCTACATCGACGACATCGCGCTGGTGCGCGACGACTCGGCGGCAGCGCCCTCGCTCGGCGGCGGCAGCCTGCGCCCCAGCGCCCTGCCCGCCGACGGCACCAGCAAGGCGCTCATCCAGGTGGCGGCCAGCGACCCGCAGGGCCTGGCCGACATCGCCAGCATCACCGTGGACGCCAGCGCCGTGGGCGCGGGCAAGGTGGCGCTGCGCGACGACGGCAACAGCGGCGACGGCGCGGCGGGCGATGGCACCTACGCCGGGGCATTCGCCGTGCCCGGCGGCGTGGCCAGCGGCGAGTACGCCCTGACCGCCACCGCCACCGACAAGGCGGGCAACACATCCAGCACCGCGCTGGGCAATCTGGTGGTGCTGGCCAATGCGGGCGGCAGCGTGCCAGCCGCCCTCCCACAGCGCTTCGGCTGGGGCACCAACGAGTGGAGCTACGACGACAGCCAGGACTGGCAAAAGCAGAGCGGCGTGCCCTGGGACTACATGTACAACTACATCACCTACGAGTGGTACACCGACCCAGGCCACTGGGGCAACTACGTGCAGCAGCTGACCCAAAGCTCGTGGCGGCGCGGCGTCACCCCCGTGATCAGCGTGTACATGATGCTGGCGGCGGGCGGCAACAGCGGCGAGGGCGGCGCGGTCTACGCCCAGAAGCTCCAGAGCGCCTCTACCGTCAGCAGCTACCTGGCCGCGCTCCAGAAGGCGGCGGAGGACGCCAAGGGCGACAAGCCCGTGATCTTCCAGCTGGAGCCAGATTTCTACGGCTTTATGCAGCAGCTTAGCAACGATGCCGCCAAGCGCCCGGCGGGCGTGCGCGCCGACGACCCCACGTCCTTCCCGGTGGCCCTGAATATCAGCGGCTACCCCAACACGCTGGCGGGCTTTGGCAGGCGCATGGTCGACGTCATCCGCCAGACCGCACCCAACGTGCTGATCGCGCCCCACGCCAGCATGTGGGCCACCAACGGCGACCCCAACAACGGCACGCCCGCCGACACCATCGCCATAGCCCAGCGCACCGCCGATTTCATGGGCGCGATGGGCGGCGACCAGGCCGACTTCTATATCGTCGAGTGGAGCGACCGCGATGCGGGCAGCGGCATCCGCGCCTGGTGGGACGACACCGACCAGTCGCTGCCGCGATTCACCCGCGCCCTGCTGTGGGAAAACGCCCTCTCGGCCCGCGCCAAGAAGCGCCTAGCGCTCTGGCAGGTGCCGGTGGGCAACATGGGCCTGGACAACAGCTGGTACCACTACCAGGACAACAAGGCCGCCTACATCTTCCGGCACCAGAGCGCGCTGGCCAAGGCGGGCGTGTTCGCCGTGCTGTTCGGCGCGGGCACCGACCATATGACCCGCCCCTCCACCGATGGCGGCTTTGTCACCGCCAAGGCCGGCCTGGCCTACGCCGCGCCCGGCGCGCCCAGCGGCCTCACTTCGCTGGGCGCCAGCCGCGTGCTGGCCTCGTTGCGCTGGGCACCCAGCGCCGAGGCCGACGTGGTGGGCTACCGCCTGACTGCCAGCGGGCCAGGCGGGAACACCGTGGTGGATGTGGGGCCGCAGAACAGCGCCACCGTGCTGCTGCCCGTGGCGGGCAGCTACAGCGTCACCGTGGCCGCGCTCGATTCACAGGGCAACATCAGCCCGGCCTCCGCCGCTATCAGCGTCACCACCGACGCCACCGCGCACACCCTCTTCTTCCCCATCGCTGGCCGCTAG